In Serinicoccus marinus DSM 15273, the genomic stretch AGGACGGGAGACGGGATGAGCAGCGTGGCGGGGCCCCTGGAGGGCGTGCTGCAGCGACAGGTCGTCGCCGTGGTCCCGGCCAAGGACGAGGAGGCGCGCGTCGGGGCGACGATCGCCGGGCTGCGGCAGCTCCCCGCGGTCGGCGCGATCGTCGTCGTGGACGACGGGTCCGTGGACCAGACGGCGCACGTCGCGGAGTGGGCCGGCGGCGTCGAGGTGGTCCGGCACCAGCGCAACCGGGGCAAGGCGGCGGCGCTCACCACCGGGGCGGCGCGGGCGCACGAGCTCATGCCCGGCGCCCCGCTGCTCTTCGTCGACGCCGACCTCGAGGGGTCGGCGGCCGGCCTCGGACCGATCGTCACGCCGGTGATCGTCGGGCAGGCCGACATGACGATCGCCGTGCTGCCGCCCCAGCAGGGGGCGGCAGGGCTGGGGCTGGTCGTCCGCACCGCCGCCGCGGGCATCGCCCGGCTCACCGGCTGGGAGCCTTCGCAACCTCTGTCCGGCCAGCGGTGCATCACCCGCGAGGCACTCATCGATGCCACGCCGCTCGCCCGCGGCTGGGGAGTCGAGGTCGGTCTCACGGTCGACGTCGTCCGGGCGGGAGGCCGGGTGCTGGAGGTGCCCTGCGAGGTGCGGCACCGCGCCACGGGCCGCGACATGGCCTCGCAGATGCACCGGGCCCGCCAGCTCGCCGACGTCTCGCTCGCGCTGGCCGAGCGCTCCGGCGTGCCGGACAAGGTGCGCGACGGCGGGCTCGAGGGCAGCCGCATCGTGCGGGAGCAGGGGTCGCGCCTCGCTCAGACGGCACGCGAGAAGGGTGTCCCGGCGGCCAGGCGGGCGGCCGAGCAGGTCAGCGACCAGGTGCAGCGGCACGGTCGTCCGCTGCTGGACCGGGCTCGTGCGGAGTGGCGCCGCCGCCAGCCACCTCAGGGCTGAGCGCGAGGACCACCGCGCCCGCGGGCAGGAGCACGGCGAGGCAGAGGGCGACCGCCGCGATCCCGGAGTCGTTGAGCACCCAGGCCACGGTCATACCCACCACCGCTGCGGCGGCGACCGGGGCCACCCCGGCGTGCGTCCACAACGGGAGGGACCAGGCCGGTCGGTGCACCAGCAGGACCGCCAGCCCGACCAGCGCGAGGACCGCGAGCCAGGACAGCGGAT encodes the following:
- a CDS encoding glycosyltransferase family 2 protein, which produces MSSVAGPLEGVLQRQVVAVVPAKDEEARVGATIAGLRQLPAVGAIVVVDDGSVDQTAHVAEWAGGVEVVRHQRNRGKAAALTTGAARAHELMPGAPLLFVDADLEGSAAGLGPIVTPVIVGQADMTIAVLPPQQGAAGLGLVVRTAAAGIARLTGWEPSQPLSGQRCITREALIDATPLARGWGVEVGLTVDVVRAGGRVLEVPCEVRHRATGRDMASQMHRARQLADVSLALAERSGVPDKVRDGGLEGSRIVREQGSRLAQTAREKGVPAARRAAEQVSDQVQRHGRPLLDRARAEWRRRQPPQG